The Malus domestica chromosome 08, GDT2T_hap1 genomic interval catcagaagccaatcacaacacgacacgtgtcaatgtcagaatgaaactagaaactctcttctataaatagagatcattctctcacaatatttcctaatgtcatttgtactaaatcattcactagtactcacgaAAGGAgggcttgaacctatgtacttgtgtaaacccttcacaatttatgagaactcctctactccgtgaacgtaaccaatctgggtgaaccacctacatcttgtgtttgcttccctgtccctatccatttacatacttattcacactagtgatcggagcaatctagtgaaggtcacaaactttgttagagttttgagactcttgtcccacattggagAAAACAAGATTCCCAATGTcctttatatatgttttgtccTCTATAATATTAGTTTGGTATTGGACCACTTGGAATGGGAATTGAGGCTTGAGCCACCATTTGTGTGGATTGGACTTGATGATTAcaccataatattaatattaattaatcaagacaagggccttggTCCTTGGGGCACTTGGGgcctaataattaaaattaatctaatcaattagttttaattttcgaattaagtttttaattaaaattaattcaaaacgttttgattaaagACACAACTCTTTGGAAAGAGTTGTATAACTTTAGATACatccaaaaggtatttgaagaggtatgaaagagCCTATATAACTGGAGTCCTCAGTTCCATTCCAAACatcttcttttcttccttcttgcttCTGTATGAAAAATCAAGAGAATAAACACACAAAGAaaattcgctagaattctataatccagtgcGGGTTGTAAAATTAGGTAGTTGAATCCTGGTCGAGCAGACATTGTTGAACCACAAGTACAAGAGTTGGACGAAAATAAtgttcgaaggacatagctattacgctagcctctaccttctgtaatcaCGTTAGTACCATTGTATTTATTTCTGTATTATtgtgtaatttttgttttgcaTAGCAAGTAtattttgattaaataaaattttagaatttctgttatttttgtttaattctgaattgttctccaacaatcTTCGAACAGTATGGAACAATCAGGAACTAAACCTTATTCTGAGAAGCCTAAGAAATTTAAGGGCGGAGATTTCGAAAGATGGCAGCAGAAGATGCTGTTTTATTTGACAACACTGAACTTGGCTAATGTTCTACGTGAAACTGAGCCTACTGcagatgaagaaaatatattttctgcAGAAACGTTAACGGCCATTGATGCCTGGAAAGATAATGATTTCCTCTGCAAAAACTATATTCTTAATGCATTAGATGATACGTTGTATGATGTCTATGTGGCATTCAAAACAGCCAAGGAACTTTGGGAATCACttgagaaaaaatataaaaccgagGATGCtggttcaaagaaatttgtcGTAGGCAAATTTTTGGACTACAAAATGGTGGATTCCAAGTCTGTTGTCTCTCAAACTGAAGATCTCCAGAAAATCATCCATGACATTCATGTTGAAGGGATGGTAATCAACGAGTCTTTCCAAGTGGCGTCCATTATAGAAACACTGCCACCTTCTTGGAAAGAGTTTAAGAGTTATCTCAAGCACAAACGAAAGGAGATGAACCTTGAGGATCTCATTGTAAGGCTGAGAATTGAGGAAGATAACAGAAAGAATGAGAAGGGCCTGGTTTCGAGTATGGAAGCCAAGGCGAATGTTGTTGAAGGAAGTTCATCAAAGCAAAGGCCAAAATTCCAGAAAACTAAGAAGAAGGAAAGCCATTTTATCCCTGGTGCGAAAGACAAAGACTTCAAGAAAATCAAGGGAAGTAGCTGGGTTTGTGGAAAGCAAGGCCATAGGGCTCAAGAATGTCGCCATCGAATGGATCAAGGTCCTGGAAATCAAGGCAACAACAACCGCGCAAACCTGATTGAAAACAATGTGGATGCCCTGGCTGCAATGATTTCTGAAATCAACCTTGTATCTGACCACGCTGATTGGTGGATAGATACCGGTGCGACTCGCCATGTTTGTGGTGACAGAAATATGTTCTCTTCGTACCAGAAAATTGAGGGAAACGAGCAGCTGTTTATGGGAAATGCATCCGCATCTGTTGTGGCTGGAATAGGAAAGTGTGTTCTGAAATTCACTTCTGGAAAGGAGTTAACCCTCCTTGACGTGCTGCATGTCCCTGACATAAGGAAGAATCTTGTTTCTGGTCCTATCCTTAGTAATAAAGGATTCAAACTAGTTTTTGAGTCCAATAAGTTTGTACTAATAAAAGGGGGAATGTTTGTAGGGAAGGGTTACCTTGCTGATGGATTATTCAAACTAAATGTActttctaatgctatgaatgaaataaataatGCTTTTGCTTATATTGTTAATTATTCTAATTTATGGCATTCTAGATTAGGACATGTAAATTTCCGTTCTCTTTTTAGAATGCATAATTTAGGTTTGCTACCCAAATTTGATTATCTAGATAATGTTAAATGTGAAACTTGTACAAAATCGAAATTTGCAAGTCAAAGCTTTAAATCAGTGCATGAAAAATCCAATGATTTGTTAGATTTAATTCATAGTGACGTGTGTGATTTTAGATCATATCCAACTCGTGGTGGAAAGAACTATTATGTAAAATTTATAGATGATTTCAGTAAGTATTGTTATGTTTATTTACTTCATAGCAAAGATGAAACCTTGGatatgtttaagacatataaggtagaagttgaaaatcaacttaACAAGAAGATTAAAGTCTTAAGGTCCGATAGGGGAGGACAATATGAGTCTCATGCTTTTCCTAAATTTTGTGCCACACATAGCATAATTCATCAAACAACAACCCCCTATACGccgcaacaaaatggtgttgccgaaCGGAAAAATAGGACTTTTAAAGACATGATTAATTCTATGTTGAATAGTTCTGGGCTTCCACacaatttgtggggtgaagctttacttactgcaaataaaattttgaatcgAATTCCACCTAAAACGAGAAAGGAGTCACCATATGAATTATGGAAAGGAAGAACTCCAACATTTAAATTGCTTAAAGTGTGGGGTTGCCTTGCAAAAGTACAAGTTCCATTGCCAAAGAGAACAAAATTAGGGCCTAAAActatagattgtgtttttattggttttgCATCTAATAGTTCAGCTTATAGATTCTTAGTTTTTCATTCTGAAGTAAGTGATATACATGTCAATACTATTATAGAATCTATAAATGCAATATTTTATGAGGATATTTTTCCATACAAAATAGGCAAgtctaatttattgaaaaagagATTACATGATGATGTATCTGAGGTTATTAACGAACCTAGAGAACATGATGATGGTTCAACCTTGTCTAGagttcaagaagaagaagaacttgaACCTAGAAGTAAAAGGTCAAAATTTCTAAAGGACTTTGGGCCTGATTTTGTGACCTTATTAACCGAGACAGAACCTCAATCATTAAAGGAGGCCATGTCCACTCCTGAAGCTCCATTTTGGAATGATGCAGTTAACAATGAGATAGATTCCATTATGCAAAATCATACATGGGAATTAGTCGATTTTTCCCCATGGCAATAAGCCAATTGGGTACAAATGGATCtttaagaagaaattaaaaccagatggtacaattgacaaatataaGGCTCGTTTGGTAGCTAAAGGATACCGTCAAAAACatggtttggatttctttgATACATACTCACCTGTAACAAGAATTACTTCAATAAGACTATTGATTGCTATAGCTGCCATGGaaatacatcaaatggatgtaaagactGCATTCTTAAATGGAGACTTAGATGAGGaaatatatatgaaacaacGCAAGGGGTTTGTAGTTCAAGGTAAAGAACACAAAGTGTGTAAACTTGTGAAATCACTATATGGGCTTAAACAAGCTCAAAAGCAATGGCATGAAAAATTTGACCATGTTATGATCACACACGGTTTTAAGATAAATGAGTGTGATAAGTGTGTCtagacaaaaactcaaaataatgcTTGCGTTATGTTGTGTTTATATGTAGATCATATGCTTATAATGGGAACTAACAAAGAGATAATAAATTGGACCAAGAAGATATTGAAATCAAATTTCGATGTGAAAGATCTTGGACTAGCTGATGTGATTCttggtgtaaaaataaaaagaaaccaaGAAGGATATATTCTTACTCAATGCCATTA includes:
- the LOC139198163 gene encoding uncharacterized protein translates to MEQSGTKPYSEKPKKFKGGDFERWQQKMLFYLTTLNLANVLRETEPTADEENIFSAETLTAIDAWKDNDFLCKNYILNALDDTLYDVYVAFKTAKELWESLEKKYKTEDAGSKKFVVGKFLDYKMVDSKSVVSQTEDLQKIIHDIHVEGMVINESFQVASIIETLPPSWKEFKSYLKHKRKEMNLEDLIVRLRIEEDNRKNEKGLVSSMEAKANVVEGSSSKQRPKFQKTKKKESHFIPGAKDKDFKKIKGSSWVCGKQGHRAQECRHRMDQGPGNQGNNNRANLIENNVDALAAMISEINLVSDHADWWIDTGATRHVCGDRNMFSSYQKIEGNEQLFMGNASASVVAGIGKCVLKFTSGKELTLLDVLHVPDIRKNLVSGPILTAMEIHQMDVKTAFLNGDLDEEIYMKQRKGFVVQDHMLIMGTNKEIINWTKKILKSNFDVKDLGLADVILGVKIKRNQEGYILTQCHYIEATLRKYGHLKSKDAITHFDANSKLKKNKGDAISQREYSQVIGSLMYIMNYTRPDIAYSVSRLGRYTCNPGHDHWEALIRVLRYLKHTMNHGLLYTRHPLVLEGFTDVNWISDSTDTKSTSGYVFTLGGAVISWKSSKQTCIARSTMESEFIALDMAGGEAEWLRDFLEDVPIWPKPVTAICIHCDSLAAQYRAKNSVYNGKSRQIR